A single genomic interval of uncultured Desulfobulbus sp. harbors:
- the pylSn gene encoding pyrrolysine--tRNA(Pyl) ligase small subunit has product METKNEKKPAIRYYRTRAGLFDLIAKMKLWPSRQGILHGIRSIEIFGDQARITTHCNREFVVNNSRKSRAARALRNKCFTTSCSECRIPDWKLDKFSSTRFSRHFGSTLSE; this is encoded by the coding sequence ATGGAAACAAAAAACGAAAAAAAACCGGCCATCCGCTATTACCGGACCAGGGCCGGGCTGTTTGACCTTATTGCCAAGATGAAACTCTGGCCGTCCCGTCAGGGGATATTGCACGGTATCCGTTCCATTGAGATTTTTGGCGACCAGGCCCGCATCACCACCCACTGTAACCGAGAATTCGTGGTGAACAACTCCCGCAAGAGCAGGGCGGCGCGGGCTTTGCGTAATAAGTGCTTCACCACTTCCTGTAGTGAATGTCGGATTCCGGACTGGAAGCTCGATAAATTTTCTTCGACCAGGTTCAGCCGTCATTTCGGCTCCACCTTGAGCGAGTAG
- a CDS encoding cobalamin-dependent protein (Presence of a B(12) (cobalamin)-binding domain implies dependence on cobalamin itself, in one of its several forms, or in some unusual lineages, dependence on a cobalamin-like analog.) yields MIEQGVIDSASECLIKGSKADALALAKQVIDGGNDPVDLMTLAFIPAINHIGDLFARGQMFLPELIVAADAMQAVTDLVNEVISVNKTVKKSKGTVLMATVKGDVHDIGKCIVTSLLQANNFTVHDIGRDVATAKIIEDAVKYNVDIIGTSALLTTTMPCQKELEDMLKAQGLRDRFKTIVGGAPVTPRWATRIGADAYAEDALEGVRKAEELLGIAAVN; encoded by the coding sequence ATGATTGAACAGGGTGTTATCGACTCGGCAAGCGAGTGCCTGATCAAGGGAAGTAAGGCCGATGCATTGGCATTGGCAAAGCAAGTCATCGATGGCGGTAACGACCCGGTCGATCTGATGACCCTGGCGTTCATCCCCGCCATCAACCATATCGGCGATCTGTTCGCCAGGGGGCAGATGTTTCTGCCGGAGCTAATCGTCGCTGCAGACGCCATGCAGGCGGTTACCGATCTTGTGAACGAGGTCATCAGCGTCAACAAGACCGTAAAAAAATCCAAAGGAACCGTGCTCATGGCAACGGTCAAAGGTGATGTGCATGACATAGGCAAATGTATCGTCACCTCCCTGCTGCAGGCCAATAATTTCACTGTCCATGATATCGGTCGCGACGTTGCAACTGCAAAAATCATTGAGGATGCAGTGAAATACAATGTGGATATAATCGGCACCAGTGCCCTGCTGACCACTACCATGCCGTGCCAGAAAGAACTTGAGGATATGCTCAAGGCCCAGGGGTTGCGTGACCGGTTCAAGACCATCGTCGGTGGTGCGCCTGTTACCCCCCGTTGGGCGACCCGGATCGGTGCCGATGCCTATGCCGAGGATGCCTTGGAAGGCGTTCGCAAGGCAGAAGAGTTGCTTGGGATTGCGGCTGTCAACTAA
- the pylC gene encoding 3-methylornithine--L-lysine ligase PylC — protein sequence MRVAIIGGKLQGVEAAYLARKAGWKTLLIDKKVETPASGLCDETVQADICQPAVVKPLLDQVDLVLPALENREALAALKRLQGELSCPIVFDFAANALSCSKSQSYDLFAKLGLDMPRPYPECGFPLLVKPDSGSGSRGVTILHDEADYLQFFRQAERSESWIGQQYLKGPSYSLEVIGKDGQYVTPQVTEIHMDQGYDCKAVTAPAQISEELAEELRQISVLLAQSLDLNGIMDVEVIAQDDKLYLLEIDARLPSQTPITVYWSTNMNMLEVMAQLCRPGTRFLPEAVATKRRVRLEHIRVNAGVMTLAGEHLMGSSGPLHIKKNFFGVREAITDYAPGKEQWCATLIHIGASEEELQARRMIALAAIKAGCGIEQVIDSKPVVNLYQGVPCHDAVEVC from the coding sequence ATGCGTGTTGCAATAATCGGCGGAAAACTCCAGGGCGTTGAGGCGGCCTACCTGGCCCGCAAGGCCGGCTGGAAAACTCTGTTGATCGATAAGAAGGTGGAAACTCCGGCATCCGGTCTCTGCGACGAGACTGTTCAGGCCGATATATGCCAACCTGCAGTGGTTAAACCGCTGTTGGATCAAGTGGATCTCGTTCTCCCTGCCCTGGAAAATCGGGAAGCGCTGGCAGCGCTCAAACGGCTGCAAGGGGAGCTCAGCTGCCCGATCGTCTTTGATTTTGCAGCCAACGCACTGTCCTGCTCCAAAAGCCAATCCTACGACCTCTTTGCCAAGCTTGGCCTGGACATGCCGCGACCCTATCCTGAGTGCGGATTTCCTCTGTTGGTCAAGCCGGACAGTGGCAGCGGCAGCCGCGGAGTGACCATTCTTCACGATGAGGCCGACTATCTGCAGTTTTTTAGACAAGCGGAGAGGTCCGAGAGTTGGATTGGGCAGCAGTATCTCAAAGGCCCTTCCTATTCCCTGGAGGTGATCGGCAAGGACGGCCAGTACGTCACCCCTCAGGTGACCGAGATCCACATGGATCAAGGCTACGACTGTAAGGCGGTCACGGCCCCTGCGCAGATAAGCGAGGAGCTCGCCGAAGAACTTCGCCAGATTTCAGTGCTGCTGGCCCAATCGCTTGATCTCAACGGGATCATGGATGTCGAGGTCATTGCCCAGGACGACAAGTTGTATCTGCTGGAAATCGACGCCCGTTTGCCCAGTCAGACGCCGATCACTGTCTACTGGTCCACCAATATGAATATGCTGGAAGTCATGGCGCAACTCTGCCGACCGGGAACCCGTTTCCTCCCCGAGGCTGTCGCCACAAAACGAAGGGTGCGGCTGGAACATATCCGGGTAAATGCCGGGGTGATGACCTTGGCCGGCGAGCACCTCATGGGCAGCTCGGGGCCGCTGCACATCAAGAAGAACTTTTTTGGCGTCCGCGAGGCGATCACCGACTACGCGCCGGGAAAAGAACAGTGGTGTGCGACCCTTATCCACATTGGTGCCAGCGAGGAAGAACTGCAGGCGAGGCGGATGATCGCTCTGGCTGCAATAAAAGCCGGTTGTGGAATCGAGCAGGTCATTGATTCCAAGCCGGTCGTCAACCTGTACCAGGGGGTACCATGCCATGACGCGGTTGAAGTCTGCTGA
- the pylSc gene encoding pyrrolysine--tRNA(Pyl) ligase large subunit, with translation MFEYSETQIRRLKELGANPAELETAFPTRDAREQHFQSVERTLVKDERGRLQHFCQDVRRCRVAQLERNLADALVAEGFVEVRSPLLISGAALAMMGIDEQHPLHSQVFWVDQKKCLRPMLAPNLYSVARDLLRLNDGVVRIFEIGSCFRKESQGARHANEFTMLNLAEFGLPEATRKERLEELANLVLRCAGIKDAVFEVEESEVYGDTIDVVHEPSGLELASGAMGPHPLDSKWRITTTWVGLGFGLERLVMVGSENGSMGSLCRSLSYIDGIRLTL, from the coding sequence ATGTTCGAGTACTCCGAAACCCAGATCAGACGGCTGAAGGAACTTGGGGCCAACCCGGCGGAACTGGAAACGGCATTTCCGACCAGGGATGCGCGAGAACAGCATTTTCAGTCGGTCGAGCGCACCTTGGTCAAAGACGAACGGGGCCGCCTCCAGCACTTTTGCCAGGACGTTCGGCGGTGCAGAGTTGCCCAGTTGGAACGGAATCTGGCAGATGCCCTGGTCGCGGAGGGGTTTGTCGAAGTGCGCAGTCCTCTGCTGATCTCGGGAGCCGCGCTTGCCATGATGGGCATAGATGAACAGCATCCGCTCCATTCCCAGGTATTTTGGGTGGACCAGAAAAAATGTCTGCGCCCCATGCTCGCCCCCAATCTCTACTCGGTTGCCCGCGACCTGTTGCGCCTCAACGATGGTGTTGTGCGCATCTTTGAGATCGGCTCGTGCTTTCGCAAGGAGTCCCAGGGCGCGCGCCACGCCAACGAGTTCACCATGCTCAACCTGGCGGAGTTTGGGCTGCCGGAGGCAACGAGAAAGGAGCGACTGGAGGAACTGGCGAACCTCGTTCTCCGCTGTGCCGGTATCAAGGATGCAGTGTTTGAAGTCGAAGAATCCGAGGTCTATGGCGATACCATTGATGTGGTTCACGAGCCCTCGGGACTGGAGCTGGCCTCGGGAGCCATGGGGCCGCACCCGCTGGACAGCAAGTGGCGGATCACGACAACCTGGGTTGGTTTGGGATTTGGTTTGGAACGGCTGGTCATGGTCGGAAGCGAAAACGGCTCCATGGGGAGCCTGTGCAGAAGTTTGAGTTATATCGACGGAATTCGGCTCACTCTTTGA
- the pylB gene encoding methylornithine synthase PylB — protein MPQSIEEKKLKAILDRASNGAVLSFEEICLLLSLNDSEDIDCLFQAARAMRKLHFGRKVFLYGFLYFNTECSNNCLFCQYRKANTKAIRYRKSTETIDTIVHKMQESGVHLIDLTMGELADGTEEARAEYSRLGDFIRALRTDSDIPVMVSPGVVNQEVLRDLAEAGADWYACYQETYSRQLFAKVRPGQSFDARLSTKVKAHELGMHIEEGMLIGLGESLEDRAATIGGMRELDADQVRVMTLVAHPDTPMANMAPSAEIEELKIIAVMRLVMPDRLIPASLDVGGLAGLQRRLDAGANVVTSMIVPGMGLSGVANQELDIEDARRTPQAIAPILTQCGLEPAPMGEFREWLDARPNQATEGTRRA, from the coding sequence ATGCCGCAATCCATCGAAGAAAAGAAATTGAAAGCGATACTGGACCGGGCTTCGAACGGGGCGGTTCTTTCCTTCGAGGAAATCTGTTTGCTGCTGTCCCTGAACGACAGTGAGGATATCGACTGCTTGTTTCAGGCGGCCCGCGCCATGCGGAAGCTTCATTTCGGTCGCAAGGTGTTTCTCTACGGTTTTTTGTATTTCAACACCGAATGCAGCAACAACTGTCTCTTTTGCCAGTATCGCAAGGCCAACACCAAGGCGATTCGCTACCGCAAGTCGACTGAGACGATCGACACCATCGTCCACAAAATGCAGGAGAGCGGTGTTCACCTCATCGACCTGACCATGGGCGAACTTGCCGATGGCACCGAAGAGGCAAGGGCGGAATACAGCCGGCTCGGCGACTTTATCCGCGCTCTCAGAACGGATAGCGATATCCCGGTCATGGTTTCCCCGGGCGTGGTCAACCAGGAGGTGCTCCGCGATCTGGCAGAAGCCGGAGCCGACTGGTACGCCTGTTACCAGGAGACCTACAGTCGCCAACTCTTTGCCAAGGTCAGGCCGGGACAGAGTTTTGATGCCAGGTTGTCGACCAAAGTGAAGGCCCATGAATTGGGAATGCATATAGAAGAGGGCATGCTCATCGGCTTGGGTGAGTCGCTTGAGGACAGGGCCGCAACCATAGGCGGCATGCGCGAGCTCGACGCGGACCAGGTGCGAGTGATGACCCTGGTGGCGCACCCGGATACGCCCATGGCCAATATGGCACCGAGTGCGGAGATCGAGGAACTGAAAATCATTGCGGTTATGCGGCTGGTCATGCCCGATCGGCTGATCCCGGCCTCCCTGGACGTCGGCGGGTTGGCGGGGTTGCAGCGTCGACTCGATGCCGGAGCCAATGTCGTCACCTCGATGATCGTCCCGGGGATGGGCCTTTCCGGAGTGGCCAACCAGGAACTCGATATCGAGGATGCCCGCAGAACCCCGCAGGCGATAGCCCCCATTCTCACCCAATGCGGTCTGGAACCCGCCCCCATGGGGGAGTTCCGCGAGTGGCTTGACGCACGGCCCAATCAAGCAACAGAAGGTACGAGGAGAGCTTGA
- a CDS encoding corrinoid protein: MSDIYDKIQQLVIGGDGGMLNTMIEMALGTGTPASEILNKGLLPAMDMVGQKMKTGDMFIPEVLMSARTMQAGIELLTPHLEGGESMNAGTCVIGTVEGDLHDIGKNLVGMMLSGSGFKVIDLGVDVKSQAFIDAAKEHNAKIIGMSTLLTTTMVKMEDTIKSLAEAGLSDKVKVIIGGAPVTQQYATSIGADGYAFNAPDAVQKAKELVEALAA, encoded by the coding sequence ATGTCTGATATCTATGATAAAATACAGCAGTTGGTGATCGGTGGTGACGGTGGCATGCTCAACACCATGATCGAAATGGCGCTTGGAACCGGAACTCCCGCCTCCGAAATCCTCAATAAAGGATTGTTGCCTGCGATGGACATGGTCGGCCAAAAAATGAAGACCGGCGATATGTTCATTCCCGAAGTCCTCATGTCTGCCCGCACCATGCAGGCTGGAATCGAACTGTTGACTCCCCATCTCGAGGGTGGCGAGTCCATGAATGCTGGCACCTGCGTCATTGGCACCGTGGAAGGCGACCTCCACGATATCGGGAAAAATCTGGTCGGCATGATGCTCTCCGGCTCCGGCTTCAAGGTCATCGACCTGGGGGTTGATGTTAAATCACAGGCATTTATCGACGCGGCCAAGGAGCACAACGCAAAAATCATCGGCATGTCGACCCTGTTGACCACCACCATGGTGAAGATGGAAGATACCATCAAGTCTCTGGCAGAAGCCGGCCTGAGCGACAAGGTCAAAGTGATCATCGGCGGAGCCCCGGTCACCCAGCAGTATGCCACTTCCATCGGTGCCGACGGTTACGCCTTCAACGCTCCGGATGCAGTGCAAAAGGCCAAGGAACTGGTCGAGGCCCTGGCTGCCTGA
- the pylD gene encoding 3-methylornithyl-N6-L-lysine dehydrogenase PylD, whose protein sequence is MTRLKSADVEHLSDELAGYHRKLQQDLGLTLGELACSAAGLPAQKASQTGSIRVAAVPITSGEGIISHFSESLAAIAASLGFTAEVTEHCDIAGMAEAYQRQFDIVLASDDDLFCAINLHSGKVVDNSEATARGFVHGLAALAGGLADKPVLVLGCGPVGRAGIKAIVELGGKVSIFDPDRKRCAETVASLPEADIHVAATLEEGLAKHSLIFEATPVADTVGAAFVTGETRIAAPGVPCGVTKEAAALLGPRLLWDPLQIGVATMLMAAAF, encoded by the coding sequence ATGACGCGGTTGAAGTCTGCTGATGTCGAGCACCTGAGTGATGAACTTGCCGGCTACCATAGAAAGCTGCAGCAAGATCTCGGTCTGACCCTGGGAGAGCTGGCCTGCAGCGCTGCCGGCCTTCCTGCGCAAAAAGCTAGTCAAACCGGCAGCATTCGAGTGGCTGCGGTGCCAATCACCAGCGGTGAAGGGATCATCTCCCATTTCAGCGAGTCGCTTGCCGCCATTGCCGCATCCCTTGGATTTACCGCCGAGGTGACCGAGCACTGCGATATCGCAGGCATGGCCGAGGCCTATCAGCGCCAATTCGACATCGTGCTGGCCTCCGATGACGACCTGTTCTGCGCGATCAATCTGCACAGTGGCAAGGTGGTCGACAACTCCGAGGCCACCGCACGGGGATTTGTCCACGGACTTGCCGCACTTGCAGGCGGCCTTGCTGACAAACCGGTCTTGGTTTTGGGTTGTGGCCCTGTCGGTCGGGCCGGAATCAAGGCCATTGTTGAGCTTGGTGGCAAGGTGAGCATCTTTGATCCGGATCGCAAGCGGTGTGCGGAAACAGTCGCCTCTCTGCCCGAGGCAGATATCCATGTGGCTGCGACACTGGAGGAGGGGCTGGCCAAACACAGCCTGATCTTCGAGGCTACTCCGGTGGCCGATACGGTGGGAGCCGCTTTTGTTACAGGTGAAACTCGCATTGCCGCCCCCGGCGTGCCTTGCGGGGTGACCAAGGAGGCAGCGGCTCTTCTTGGACCGCGTCTCTTATGGGATCCCTTGCAGATCGGGGTCGCAACCATGCTCATGGCAGCGGCTTTTTGA